cttgtTGCTGGTCTACGTTGGAAAAATCAATTGAACAAATCTGGTTTTCACTTCCCCAAGAGCAAATTAATCAGCCAGCACAAACATCCGGAAACTTTTACGACCCCCCAGTCGCTAACTCCAGCACGCTAACCTGGTGTCGGAGTACTTCCGAATCGGACCAGTTCACTGTTCGCTGGCaaagacaaacacaacaaGCTTCCGAAAATCCATACCATCTCGTTGCTgggggaaataaaaaagctaTCTCCCAAAATGGAACCAACGGTTCGGTGTTCCATTGGTGACGAGATGATGGATCGGTGAAGTCGTCCTGGAGGGATCGACATTGGTGCTTGTCGTAGCGGGCTCTGTTGCATCTGTTCCGATTGATTGTTCTATGTAAATTTGAGCAATCGCGATTTGAACAGAGGCAGCAGGGGCCACAAACCTGAAGCCTTTGGCGCGTAGatggttgttgatgtttgatttgttCCTCCCACAATGGTGAACCTCTCCCCCCCTCTCTGCTATCTCAATCCAGCAAAAGGTGGTTCCGCCTTCTAACACAGCACGTCAATCCTTCCGTAACGTTCTCAggactttttcttcttcgcagCAAAGCAACTGGTGTGTCGAAAGATGATTGTTTTGGAATTTGATTTGTGGATGGTTCTGAAGCACACTGCGAGCAGTTCGATTAGACCACAGTCAGAGTGTCGTCTTTTGCTCTCGGTACTATATTTGGtatcagcttttttttgttgttatcggCTACAACGAATCGATGGTACGGACGTTGCGAACTGCTTTtccacgaaacaaaacacccatTTCAGCTGCCAACAGGTGATGCAACAGCAATCGGATTCTGCACCGGGTATTGATCGATAACTGAATGTAGGTTGTGTTATGTACCACACGCATGTTTGCTTACTCGTGCTTACTAAGCCTTTGTGTGGGATATTTGTGTTCGGATCATCAAAGGCTCTGCTTTCGAAAACACTATCATTCTAGAACATCTCTGAACTTGTCGAGTAATTAAGTTCTTCCAGTTGAGTAAATACACACCTCTGTGCATTCAAAGCATTTGGGAAAACTGTTGTTTTCTGTTGAATACTACAATCTTACTACATTGAAGCTGAAGTGATGTAACAAATTTTTTAAATCCCAGAATTAAAGTATCTttcaaagtgaaaaaaaacctctttaATTTTACTTATCTCTAGTTACAGTAGTTTATTTGTGTCCATGCTAACAGAGGGACCCACCCGTTTAGTCTATGTTTGTGCAATTGGTCGTGCGTAAATACTTAACCAAATTTTTCTaggtatttttaaatcatcaaCCCTCAAATTTATGCTCAAGCATGAATTTAGCCATAGAAAAGAAAGTTGTTATTTAACATGTTTTAAGCTATTATTACAGTAAGACCACCTGAAACATGAACAATGGTAGGGAAAAGAAATCCTACCATCTTAAACCCACATAATCATGGGGTAATGGGGTTGCCccgtggtgtattggtagcggcgtcgctcttcacacgaaccgaaccgaaccaaaatcccatccggaccaatcccccaaATGCAGGACTGATTTTCCGGCGACGAGTTAATAAAGTCAAAGggagccagaaatggcaggtctagAACTCcagaggttgttgtgccaataaagaagaatcCAGCGAATCCTGCCAGACAATACTCGGGGGGGACCTTCAGCGTGTTAAGAAGTTCATCTTTGTGTCAAGGTTCTCATCAAAGTTTCTACCGAAAGTTAGAATGCGTTTGACGTACGGAGAATTTATTCGCACGGATGTAATCAACATTTCACCATCAGATACATTCGTTCTCCAAACGATTCGTGTTGTACTGTGTTTAATGCACCGTTTGCGAGTTAAAGTGGTACATTACATCATATTCAGAAGTTCTGTTCATAATATTCATTGCCCCGTGCTTTCATAATGCGCCTGGGACCATCGAGCATATGCTTTCTTTGCCACTCATCAGCTCGTGTGTATTCGTGTGTATTAAAGAGCTTTCTTTTCGGTATGCGGCGACAAGCGTGCGAGTTTATGCCGAAAGCTTGAATCAGAGATCTCCCGACAAAGGAGCACAGTGCCTTCAGCTGTAACCCGTACACTGCGGGTAGTAAAAGTTGGTTTAGTGTGCAGAtataatgataaattaatttttcttttcccctaCCTTGGCCCTGCTACGTTCCCGCGCCACCGACGGTTAATTGTAGTCCCACTGGCGGATGGAAACCTCAAATCAACGCTAGCTCGTTGGACAATTGTCAGCGAACGATGGAAAAGTGAGCACATATAATTTATGCACATAATGCTACCCGTGTTAGTGCAGGGTGAACGGGGAAGGTTCGCCACCACCGTACGCTTCAATGCTGGCGCGTTGAAACCACGCGTCGGAGAATTAGCAAAAAGTGTGGCTTCTGTGTAACGTTTTGATTGTGGCATTCGCCGAAGAATCCATTAAAGAGATGAATTACCGTCAACGGACGCCAGATGGCGTCTCGCTCTGCTACTCAAGTCGTAGCAAAGGAAAAGCTCGCCCAACTTGTCCCACTGTCGGATTTCCACCCCTTCTCTACCCCCGAGATTAGGCAGTGGAAATCCTTTTAACCCGATCGTCAGGTTTGTCGCTTATCGACTCGGCTTGATGACGCGCTTGAACCATATGCTGTGGTTGCCGAAAAGTAAGCTGTAATGTGGATTTGTGACGAACTGTTACACTGTGAACAGGCCCTGTGACGATGTGTTGGCTGTAGCCGACCTGCTTAAGAAGTCGTCTTCCTCTCCGCATTTGGCGACCGGGCAACCGTTGGCGCACATTTAATCCGCATCCCACAGGAAAACGGGGATTATGAATTTAGTATCTGCCATCAAACGAAGGGAAACTTTAGACTTTTGGTCGGAAAACCTGCACACGGTGCTCCGGTACGCAAAACGGGCAAACTTCCAACCAACCGCCCGGTGGTGagggttttgaatttttaatgcataatGTACTTAACACAGCCAGCCAAAAGTTGCCGACGCGACCGAACCCTTTTTCCTATCCTGCATCATATTGCGAGCGCCGTTCGTTTTCGCATATTTTAGAAATGTGGCAGGCGAAAGGTCGCTAAATCTTGTTatcaggttttgtttttggaaactaaaacAGTTTTCCCCGGACCACCGAAATAATGCGGGACGAAGCTTTAAACGAGTTGGCAGCACGGGACGATTAAATGGGacatcgctttttttttacttacccTTTGAGTCATTGAAAACAAGGTTGTTCGGTGGCGAGAAATCcatcattccatttttcatcattgtGCTGTAGTTGGGAACGCTCCCGTTCTCTTTAAACTACTATGCAAAACTTTATGCACGATTTCAAAATGTCGGATGAAAATGCGTAAATCTCATTTGGATGGTGCGCTTTACTGGGGGGAGGAacggaagttttttttttgttgttgctgttgtcccCAGGGTGTGATGGTGAATTTTATGgtgcgttgtgtttttgtttcgatttaacAACGTGCTTCGGTAGTTTACATCTCGGGGCATCGACAACGGGGGCCCATGTGATGCCCACAGTGCAAGTCTTCATCGTGCAGAGTTTACGTTATGTGTACAAGCaattattaaaatgtgtaCCATACATAagagcttttgttttaatggttgtgttgtgtgcagtTTGCTGTTAGAGTATGTCGACCTACTTGAGCGCAACTTTGAGATTTTATGTGTGTGCTAAACTACTTGCCCCACTATATGCCGCACGATGAAATCATATGAATTCGGCTTCCGTACTTAAATCTGTTTATGCAACAGGATTGAAAGTTTGGCGCCCATAGTGTTATCGGGACATCTAATAAGAGCGTTATACTGGCAGAAAAAGTGGTATCagtttaatagtttttttccccttgaTTACTTGAGGAGATTTGTTTGGATATTACTGCCGGGCGTTTGTGTAATATGATGTAATACATTTCGTTCAGCTCGGCTCGCATAATTCGATAATGCATTTATACTGCTTGCATTTTCACACAATCTCCTAAATTGCATTTTATCGGGTGGTTGTGTTCTCCAGTTTTAAGCTTCGATATAATATCGCATTCCCCTTCAGCACGTACCAAGGGTATATTGGTAGCATTTAAACAAGGGAATACAATGAAACGGGCAACCAGAGGGCCAGAGGGTAACGAATGGATAACAGTAATGGAATATTAATTTTTGCCTTTAGCCCCACTGCCCCTACTGTGGGGGTGGCATCCATATCTCTGGTATGTTCGGCGAAACGAGCGAGATAAAACGCATCCCGGAAGATGGAAATTTAGGTAGGTAAAGGAAGGGGTAGAAATGAGAATGTGAAATGTTAAATATCACCACCCGGAATGTACTTTTTGATCGAGGATAACGGAATGTGTTTGGTCCGGATACGAGCAACCCAGGAACGTTTCAGCAGGCAAAGCTCGTTTCGTGAACCGTGagcaaatttttgaaaattaataccACAACCCTTTAGGGCGTGAGTGGGGGCGTATGCCCGAAGTgaggttttatgttttgggggtattttttttttcttactttggTGTCTAAATTATAGCGAGTGCATGGAGCCTTCGTTACATCAGTGCAAGGGTGTACGGAGCTCGGGAAATGGGTCCGTTTAGGCGTGTGTAATAGAATAAATTGCATCCTTTTATCGAATCCAATGCTTTCCACTGTTTGCCATTTGGGACTGAAGTTTTAATGCACTATGGGAGATTCAAACCATAAAGACATGATTATGtaaaaaatgcttttcaatAAGCTATTTATATTGTAAGTCTCGCTGACTACCAACCACCATAATTGTATAAaagcaattttgttttatggatTTTCTCTCCAACCTTCTCGAACTTCGTGAAAGTCAGAAATCATCAATCATTTAATTAACCTGTTATGTTCTACGCAAACGCTGCACCGTGTCTATTGGAGCTCGTTTTCAATCGCAGGAAAAATATTCCTTGATCATGAACGTTGTTTCGTCTTTCCAACGTGGAAACCTCGTTGCTTTCCCGTCCATCGCGGTATCGGAACAGTTCCCTGTGTGGGTACGCGCGTCTCTAGGCAGTTAACAGCTTAATTGACTTAATCCAATTATCCTTACCCCGGTGTGGGATGTTGGCTGGCGAGCTTGATACGCGCTATCCCGTCCATGCGGTTACAGTGAAGCTGCCCTGTGAGTGGGATGCGCATTAAGCGTCGGTGTACATTCCGCCGGAAGGCTCCTGTTCACGttgtagttttttgttgttgttgctcccaATACATCGTCTACCTTTTACATCATCGCGCTAAATGGCTTGTTGGTGATGATAGAGCAACTCGTACTAGGTCCGAGTCTCGGGCAAAAGGGTGACCGGAGCGTTTTTACACGGACAAGCGGATTTCGACCGACTAGTTTGCGTTTATTGGATTTCCCAGAAGTGTAAGCGAACGAACGGTTGGTGCTGTGTGTAGTTGAAGATAACTTCTCTTGTAAGCGCTTCGAAGGAAGCTAAACATGATGTGCACGACGACGATGAAATGGgacgttgtttttatttctaacatgtttttttttttgcaaatatgtCCTGTAAAGCAAAACAGCGTTTAATAaagagtttttattttaatcgtGAAAAACGGCCATTGtttaaaaggttaaaaaatgagaataattatttgctttgtattatatttttcatgtgaAATCCCTCAATAATGTACTCATGATCAGTTTCATGATTATATAAATGTGTTGTAATCCCACTTTATTCTTCTTCATTATTATTGCTGCCACCCTTTTATCAGATACATTTCCAACATGATTGTTTCAGAAATcctatgtattttttttctctcgttagaacggcctggccgtatccgACTTGATCCgtgaagatcggcgccacttccatcatgccaccggacctCAGCAAtcttttgcaataaataaaacttttagAAGGTCTCCCATTTCAATTCACTTAACCGCGTCCGCGGctttccttcagctccattGTTGTCGGTCTATATCGCCATTGCTAGCGATCGTTGAGTAGAGTAGTAGCACTGCTTTCGGCAACACAGGCAACACACCCGACAACACGGATGCGTGCCCGTTTCTAATTTTATTACCTGGTTCTATATCTCGTGCACATAGTTCTGTAAAACCTTCCCAAAAGGCAAATATTAGCATCTTGCTGCACCGTCTCGACGACGAGTTTAGTAGCGAATCGGTAAACACCGGTATGAGCGGAATTTTGTAACAATCTCTGTTGTGCGGTATATCAGGTGCGTTTATGTCTGAATCTTGGTCGCAGGTTTGAGGTTTGGAGTACCTTTTGTTTTAGAAACTGGGTAACTTTGAATTTTGCCATTGTTGGAACTGGAATCTCTTGCGTTTTTGTCGAGTTGTCATGTTATGGCCAGATTGGAGTACGTTAGGGTACAAGCCTGTTCGTGGTAACATCAATTCTTTGGAGCTTCACGTCACATGGCGTTCAATTTGTGAAGTAAACGTTATGAAACTAGAGCACTTGGTTACGATTGTTGTATCTTGAGGTTTAGTTTGAGCTCTTCTTCGTGCTGTAGTCTCCTTGTAGTTGTGAGGGTTTAATTTCATGAAGATTGAACTCGTCGAACGACTACATAATCCAGGAACGTTTAACTGTAGTCTTGCAAGTCCTTAACACTTCTATATCCAGGATTGTTATATGCATTGTGAAGATATTTGGAGAGTCTTCGTTATTCTTCTAGAAGCCTCGGATCCATTCCCGTATCGTCGGGATATTGCTACTAACACTGCCAATTGAACATTGTTATATCGCTTATTATCTGTGAATAGAGACATTTGATTTAAGTTCTGTGTAAAAAGTGGTCTTGAAGAATAATACTGTGTTATTCATGTTCTTCGCTTTCTATCGTTTCATTTATCACAGGAAGCATTTACCGACGAGGGGCTCGAAGATGGCGCAAACTGTACCGGATAAATGGACACATCTTCCAAGCGAAGCGATTCAATCGAGTAAGTATACCGCCACTAACAATCTCTTCAGTCTTTCCATCGATCCCGCTTCGGGAAAAGCTGTTACAGCGGCAACTTAATCCTATCATCAGAAAGGGTACGGTTGATTCTGGCTGGCTGTGTTGCGATCGGGCGGTATCGGGTCGGCTGCCGGAGCCCAGAACAGCAAGCAGCAAAGTACCTGTTCCGTTCCAGGCTattgaattttcttcattaGACTTTGCACGGTTAATGTtgagcgagtgtgtgtgtgtgcacgcgtGCCGATAACGGGTGCGGAAGATGAAATTTAACGAGCAACAAAATGTGCAAGAAAAAGCATTTTCCACAGACTTGATTTTTCCACATTGCTTCTACACGCCACGGTGAAGGTAGAAGGCAGTACCCTTGCACAGACCTCGGGTAAAACCTCATTAGTCCGTTAATTTAAAGCcgtcaaatttaatttttatcctCGTGTGCAAAGCATCGGGCAGTTTCTACCTTTACCGgaagcccttttttttgttgcttccacACAAAAATCCTTTGCTTCCGTACAGTTTTTACATGATcctatgatttttttttctcttccttttccaCAGAAAGCCTTCTGCGCCTTTTGCCATGACCGTATCTGGGGTCTGGGTCGGCAGGGATTCAAGTGCATTCAATGCAAGCTGCTGGTGCACAAAAAGTGCCACAAGCTTGGCAATAAACCATGCAGCAACGAGCATGTCGAACCAGTCTACAAGGAGCGAGATGTAAGTATTGGTTGGGCAAAAGGGTACGATGTGAGCAGTAAAAACCAGACCGACCAGTGTGTAGGTGATATACATATGATTTGCTAGCAGATATATGGACAATAtacgtttcggttttttttttagcatacTTATACACTTCTACAACAGTGAGTTAAAACTATTAAAGTTTTTGGTTGTAGCGGCAGAGCAGATAGTAATTCATTTTTTACATTGTCATACTCGTTCTGAATGATCCGGGCACTATGCTCCAGGGAAAACGAAAGATAGGAACAAGCACTCCGTATTGCTACGAACGGCAAAAATGCCCAAGGTGCATAGTAACACGTTTGTGGTggtttggaaattaaattaaattcatcgTCCTCGCCGTTTCACTGACCAACTCCGTCCGTCTACGGCGCAGACGATGTATTCGTGCGATAAAATTTACCCGATCaaaagcgagaaagagaacTGATGCGGTGCTGTTGGATGTGCCTGGAATGCTATTAAGGGTAtgtgctttttcttttatttattcccTCACGCTAGCACCATGATCCAAATGATGAATCCAGCACCGGTGACGTCATTCAGGCTCCGTTGGATTATCCGTCCGAGCTGCTTTCGAGTGACGGATGCGATCAGGTACCCGTCGAGGTGAACGACAACGTCGAGGAACCGCTGGAACCAGTCACCCAGCGGCAATATTCGTTGAATGATTTCGAACTGATCCGGTAAGCGCGCTTGAAGTTGTGGCCCGTCCTGTGTGGATGTGTactgaatgctttttttttttattactcccTCTGCAGAGTCATTGGTCGCGGCAGTTACGCAAAGGTGTTGATGGTGGAGTTGAAGAAGACCCGTCGCATCTACGCGATGAAGGTAATCAAGAAGGCGCTTGTTACCGACGACGAAGATATCGACTGGGTGCAGACGGAAAAACACGTCTTCGAGACGGCTTCCAACCATCCATTTCTGGTTGGTTTACATTCGTGCTTCCAGACACCATCGCGGTAAGACGAACCGACGGACGGTAGATCGGATCGGGTCTCCGTGTGTGAAAATGTTCTAATTTGCTGGATTTACTTTTGACCCCCTACTGCCAGGCTGTTCTTCGTGATTGAGTTTGTGCGTGGTGGAGATCTGATGTTTCACATGCAGCGACAGCGCCGGCTGCCGGAGGAACATGCCCGGTTCTATGCGGCCGAAATAAGTCTTGCATTAAACTTCCTGCACGAGAAGGGCATCATCTACCGTGATCTAAAGCTGGACAACGTGTTGCTTGACCACGAGGGTCACATCAAGCTGACCGATTACGGCATGTGTAAGGAGGGTATTAGACCCGGCGACACGACATCCACGTTCTGCGGTACACCCAACTACATTGCGCCAGAAATCTTACGTGGAGAGGACTATGGTATGAAGCGATGAGAGAAGTAATCTTTTAAGATGGGCAATAACAAATAGTATCgcaattgttgtttatttgcagGTTTCTCCGTCGATTGGTGGGCACTGGGAGTGCTGTTGTACGAAATGTTGGCTGGACGCAGTCCGTTCGACATTGCTGGTGCCTCCGAGAACCCGGATCAGGTACGGTGTCTCCCGCACAAAACAATCTAATAACGAAACTTGAATTCACAACgtattgtttactttttatttcccAAATGTCTTCGTTCCATCTGGCAGAACACCGAGGATTATTTGTTCCAGGTGATTCTGGAAAAGACGATTCGTATACCACGTTCCCTAAGTGTGAAGGCAGCCTCCGTGCTGAAAGGTTTCCTGAACAAAAACCCGGCCGATCGCTTGGGCTGCAATCGCGATTCCGCGTTCCTCGACATAATGAATCATTCGTTCTTCAAGAGCATTGACTGGGAGATGGTATGTATGGAGGAGGAGTGCATTGGATATATTCACTGTTTCCGGTTGTGCACCGGAGCGTGACAGTTTAACAGCATAGTTCCTTATTCATTTTCGACTGTTCCGTGCGTTGCTTAACACTATCGAAAATTAATAAGTGAActgaaaacatacaaaaaaaaatcatacaaacaGAAGCGCCTCCCAACAAATTGGATTGACAACAGATAGTAACATTCCCTGTGGACATCATCGTTTCATGTGCCCGTTGCCattcatgatttttctttgttcttttgGTTTACTCCACCTGTTCGTACTGGTAGTAAATTTGTTGAATCCCTTTATCCACAAGTGTACGTTAATCCGTTCGTAGAAACAGTTTTCATCTGTTTTCATCAGGATAGATTTCGTTTTATTactgttgtgttttattgatttcgaTTCAGTGTGCAATATCAGAAGAAAGCAATGATTTCCATCAATTTACCATCAATCTGCCACTCCACTCATTAATATTCACACCGTTGTCAATCATTAAGCAGTCAATTTCcggcttttccttcttttgatATCTGTCGTTGGGCGACAGaatgcaacaaaacgaaaaacgataACGCGCCACGCAAACATGAAACCTGCAATACAGGtgtgtaaatttatttttcatcgacgcgaattcaaaataatttcaacTCAGATTTCAAGCCGTGGTGAGTTAAACATAATTTGGGTGGGACCATATGGTGACCGTGCGTTGATCGTTGAGCAACCACTAAAGAGGAGCAAAAATCTGGGCAATTGTAATCCATCGCAAGGAGATCTACCCATGTGATAGCATGCGGTTGTGTGATGCAAGGGGATTTGCGGTTGTGATATTAAATACAACCTTATCCGCGTGTTGTGTTGACCTACGGGTTATGCatccatttttaattgaacatcCGTTCAAATGACACATGGCGGTGGGTTTTGACAGAGCATTTGTTACCTATTTGTGGCCAGTGAGCAAAATCGGTAAAAGGGAAAAAGCGGACCATTAACGTTGGGGTCTTTTGTGTGTGGCTAGCAGTAGGATCCAATCGACATTTGTTTGACGTTATCCAAAAGCAGACTACCGACCGATGTTGGTATAGAATGTATTTCGTATCATGATGagtaaaaattatataaaaagcTCGGTAAAGCACACGTCTGTCTATCATTCGTTTACCGGAATAATTAGTTATAGTTGATTCCTTATCAGTCAGAGGGAAATGGCAACATATAAATCCTGTGGCTTTTGAGATTTGAAGCAAAAGAGTGATTAAGGTCCCAGCTTAGCTGGTAATGTTAAATGTCAAAATGTGTTGGTTAATATGCGTAAATGATAAGGGTTGGCAAATCCCAATGGAAGCAGGTTTTTAGTTCAAATTGAAACTTAGGACACATTTAACTATTATCgtgttttgttgtataaaagaaaagattaaCCACATAACAATCTGCAGACAGTTTGAAAGGATGAAAAGCGAATCTGCACCTTCTAGTACCGGCCACCATTTTTGTGCCAAACGTTCACCAAAGTGCGCACCATTAGTTTGATTGGTGTCGTTAATGGAGGTGGTATTTTGATACGCACCAAACAACATTACCAGCAGCACTGGCAGCAAATAGCTTATGGCGCGCGTGTACgatattaattttgttattttctcgCGTACCGAGAAATCTGGTGCTGTGTCGCCCACAGTTTACCCATTGGCACTTCCATCCTTTTCcttgtggtgtgtgtgcgtgcaggATTTTGCACGACGGCTagtaaaaaagaataaagTAAGCGTACTGTTTGCTGAATAGAGCGCATAAGCTAACCGCAAATGTCGAAAAGGAGCGCAGATATAATTGGATTATGGCAGGCTATTTATGTTGgtgggtgcgtttttttttgctgtgttctTCAAGTGTATCGAGCTTCCTTACTGGCAGGACTAGCGTAACTAGCTCACCGTCGTCACCAAACCGCAACCCACACTGCTTTAGGGTGGTTTTGTGGAGGAGTATTTAATTGGATCGGGTGATATGAAAACTGAACCACACAGTTAGTTCCTCGGGATGGAAAACCGGGCTAGCGAAAACTTGTCTGCTTTAGGATATTGTTTTGGGACGATATCCTCGTCATAACATTGTTGTGATGGAAGGTATAACTGGTAATTACGTAAAAAACTTAAAGGTTTTGCTTTACcgtttttgattatttaacaCGATATTATAATTTGcttattattatgatttagcatttatttatgtttgttttgcaaaattagCTGTTCCCATCATAATCATTCCATTAGAATACACTAACTAATCCTCGAAATTAGAAAACGTTACACATATATCTTTTTCAACACAGAAAACATAATTAACCCAACACACTAGTAGCAGCTTACAGCGTATCTTTTATCGTATAAATATCGTATGCTTGCAAGATTAACCAACAAACCGTACCGTACAACAAAGTTATTCTTCCTTCGTGACGGAATTTTAAGACATTTGTTTTATCGCACCGAATTGTTCTGTTTGGCTTTTGCGAGGAATTTCAACAACAGtgatattcatttttttaaccaTTATTGTTTGCTCCTTAAACCCAAACTGAACATTACGATATCGCTAATTGCTGCTTACCTGCATCATCCCGGTTTATTGTccctgttgttttgttcttctcgCTAACGTATAATTCAATTCGAATTTCGGTATCCTTTGGCGCGTGTGATAATCTGAACCGGACGGATGCACAGCTCGCACAAAAGGAGGTGACGCCACCGTACATCCCTTCGTTCGATGGGTGCGATCAGGATATAACCTGTCACTTCGATCCGCAGTTCACGCGTGAACCGGCCGAGctgacaccggacgatccgTAAGTTGTTAGGTGGCGAATAGTGCAATATAAGAAACCATCATTAAGGATAACGTTACCGGATCCTCCTGCGGACGGGCGTATCACTGCAACACTGCATCGAACGTGTAAATGTGAATGAGTGGTGCAGCAAATAATATGTATAAGACAAAAGTTCGAATTGTTTTGCGATCCTCGTAATCCTTGTTTAGTTAGTGCATGCTTATTGTGATTCTTTATTATAAAGTGACTTGGCTTggttggtgatggttttggtgTATTGATAATGCTTGAAATAGATGTAAATATTTAGGTAATACTCTATTCTGCTTACTATATcgcttttaaaaacatttgatAATTAAGGTGTTTATTATAGTACgctctattttttgttttgtttttctgaatgcaattttttatgttgttttaattatatgtattttatgtttttgcaagctcatttgtgtatttttccccAGTATCTAGCATTTttaattgtattgttttgttttctgcttgTGTATAGAAAGCATGCACAATTTATATGGGAACTTTTGTATGCTCTCTGTCTTCAATCCAATGTTTGGGAGATCAATTATGaagtttaccaaaaaaaaaaaaaaaaaaacattgttccTCTCTTATAATGTCTTCAtaattgttccattttctttgcgcTCGTCCAAATCTTGCGTGCTAATTTCaatattactttttatttatacatttcgttttgttttctttcgttggAATGTTTCGATatccgtttttatttttgttttctttcatgttCGTGTTTGC
This region of Anopheles marshallii chromosome 2, idAnoMarsDA_429_01, whole genome shotgun sequence genomic DNA includes:
- the LOC128718480 gene encoding atypical protein kinase C, translated to MAWGYWSATAVDRGRSPRRNTQLPQAQYHAQGYQQPVQQQQYTLASSQAQQPSMHCSALSLNTCPQAVELPPIQQQQLICSNGSQPQLHQQQQQQQQICSSPCHSPCHSPQFIEQLPPELPCTPCTFSRRQSLDSPQANQLSDIICRATQPSIQSAGNTLTRGTSLRDTGDYAVPHPHPHTHHYMSTSATPPSLSRVGSCPGSTGGSGSGHGSGSGSSPGGGPGSGGGGSGSVGGGGVGSGVGICGGSILGGSQGRLEYIECSHYDRMPLPIPVQIPIVPPPQLHSEDEIEPAYATVFPNVPSAPGLSCVGEDRSIYRRGARRWRKLYRINGHIFQAKRFNRKAFCAFCHDRIWGLGRQGFKCIQCKLLVHKKCHKLGNKPCSNEHVEPVYKERDVSIGWAKGTGDVIQAPLDYPSELLSSDGCDQVPVEVNDNVEEPLEPVTQRQYSLNDFELIRVIGRGSYAKVLMVELKKTRRIYAMKVIKKALVTDDEDIDWVQTEKHVFETASNHPFLVGLHSCFQTPSRLFFVIEFVRGGDLMFHMQRQRRLPEEHARFYAAEISLALNFLHEKGIIYRDLKLDNVLLDHEGHIKLTDYGMCKEGIRPGDTTSTFCGTPNYIAPEILRGEDYGFSVDWWALGVLLYEMLAGRSPFDIAGASENPDQNTEDYLFQVILEKTIRIPRSLSVKAASVLKGFLNKNPADRLGCNRDSAFLDIMNHSFFKSIDWEMLEQKQITPPFRPRLDSDRDLANFPPEFTDEPVHLTPDDDRVIDKIDQSEFEGFEYVNPLLMSLEDCV